A genomic stretch from Mycobacterium paraterrae includes:
- a CDS encoding DUF6542 domain-containing protein, with amino-acid sequence MSEQQDRSAEVAHRRSIVPSVPGVPWWGAVVVAVTGVAAGFAFDAGSGKELTSVFSGLYVVGCLAAVLAVQQAGVFTAVIQPPLILFCAVPGAYFVFHGAKFTGVKDLVINCGYPLIERFPLMLFTSAGVLLIGLVRWYLGMVQTRSGEADADDAEDKRPGLVARLAAVFNRDDAEAEIEEKPRRPRARREHAVQRSARSTAAERRGARRTTASTRTRRPRPATDEAEKPRERTRRRPIRDYDADEPPRRSRQPRDLESRGRTARDARRDPQARRARPTSRFEPYESADSFDTPPPRRRPPSNGHTATHHPISQVRYRKAAGGDEPYDERPRRPRRPSTDWD; translated from the coding sequence GTGTCAGAACAGCAGGACCGGTCGGCGGAAGTAGCACATCGCCGCTCGATCGTCCCGTCGGTTCCCGGGGTGCCGTGGTGGGGCGCCGTGGTGGTCGCGGTGACCGGTGTCGCCGCGGGGTTCGCCTTCGACGCCGGCTCCGGCAAAGAACTGACCAGTGTCTTCTCCGGCCTCTACGTGGTGGGTTGCCTCGCCGCGGTGCTCGCCGTGCAGCAGGCGGGCGTGTTCACCGCGGTCATCCAGCCGCCGCTGATCCTGTTCTGCGCGGTGCCCGGCGCGTACTTCGTTTTTCACGGCGCCAAGTTCACCGGCGTCAAAGACCTGGTGATCAACTGCGGCTATCCGCTGATCGAACGTTTCCCGCTGATGCTGTTCACCTCGGCCGGCGTGCTGCTCATCGGACTGGTGCGCTGGTATCTCGGCATGGTGCAGACCCGGTCGGGTGAAGCGGACGCCGACGACGCCGAAGACAAGCGGCCCGGGCTGGTCGCGAGACTGGCCGCCGTCTTCAACCGCGATGACGCCGAGGCTGAAATCGAGGAGAAACCCCGGCGGCCTCGCGCGCGTCGGGAACATGCCGTGCAGCGGTCGGCGCGATCGACGGCAGCCGAACGGCGGGGCGCGCGTCGTACGACCGCATCGACGCGTACGCGTCGGCCACGACCCGCGACGGACGAGGCCGAAAAGCCGCGCGAGCGTACTCGGCGACGCCCCATCCGTGACTACGACGCCGACGAGCCACCTCGACGAAGCAGGCAGCCCCGCGACCTGGAGTCACGCGGCCGTACCGCGCGGGATGCCCGCCGCGACCCGCAGGCTCGGCGTGCGCGCCCGACCAGCCGCTTCGAGCCTTACGAGTCGGCGGATTCTTTCGACACGCCCCCACCGCGTCGCCGGCCGCCGTCGAATGGACACACCGCGACGCACCATCCGATCTCGCAGGTCAGATACCGGAAAGCCGCCGGCGGCGACGAGCCTTACGACGAGCGCCCACGTCGTCCGCGCCGGCCTTCGACCGACTGGGATTAG
- a CDS encoding 4-hydroxy-3-methylbut-2-enyl diphosphate reductase, which produces MPPTVNMGIPGATASVAEPVTGKRVLLAEPRGYCAGVDRAVETVERALEKHGAPVYVRHEIVHNRHVVETLAKAGAVFVDETDEVPEGAIVVFSAHGVAPTVHQTAAERDLKVIDATCPLVTKVHNEAKRFARDDYDILLIGHEGHEEVVGTAGEAPDHVQLVDGPSAVDGVTVRDENKVIWLSQTTLSVDETMETVQRLRARFPKLQDPPSDDICYATQNRQVAVKAMAPECELVIVVGSRNSSNSVRLVEVALGAGSNAAHLVDYAEDIDPAWLQGVTTVGVTSGASVPEVLVRGVLERLAEHGYDVVQPVTTANETLVFALPREIRPAR; this is translated from the coding sequence ATGCCACCGACCGTTAATATGGGCATCCCTGGCGCCACGGCGTCGGTTGCCGAGCCGGTGACCGGAAAGCGCGTACTGCTGGCCGAGCCGCGCGGATACTGCGCCGGCGTCGACCGGGCGGTCGAGACCGTCGAGCGTGCGCTGGAAAAGCACGGCGCCCCGGTCTACGTCCGGCACGAGATCGTGCACAACCGCCACGTCGTCGAGACGCTGGCGAAGGCCGGCGCGGTGTTCGTCGACGAGACCGACGAGGTGCCCGAGGGTGCCATCGTGGTGTTCTCTGCTCACGGCGTCGCGCCGACCGTGCACCAGACGGCCGCCGAGCGCGACCTCAAGGTCATCGACGCCACCTGCCCGCTGGTCACCAAGGTGCACAACGAGGCGAAGCGCTTTGCCCGCGACGACTACGACATCCTGCTGATCGGCCACGAAGGCCACGAGGAGGTCGTCGGGACCGCCGGTGAGGCCCCCGACCACGTGCAATTGGTCGACGGCCCGAGCGCGGTCGACGGCGTCACGGTCCGCGACGAGAACAAGGTGATCTGGCTGTCGCAGACCACGCTGTCGGTCGACGAGACGATGGAAACCGTGCAGCGGCTCCGCGCCCGGTTCCCCAAGCTGCAGGATCCACCCAGCGACGACATCTGCTACGCCACCCAGAATCGTCAGGTCGCGGTCAAAGCGATGGCCCCCGAGTGCGAGTTGGTGATCGTGGTCGGTTCGCGCAACTCGTCGAACTCGGTGCGGTTGGTCGAGGTCGCCTTGGGCGCCGGCTCGAACGCCGCACATCTGGTCGACTACGCCGAGGACATCGATCCGGCATGGTTGCAGGGCGTGACCACGGTCGGGGTGACGTCCGGGGCGTCGGTGCCGGAGGTGCTGGTGCGAGGGGTGCTGGAGCGGTTGGCCGAGCACGGCTACGACGTGGTTCAGCCAGTGACGACGGCCAACGAGACGTTGGTATTCGCGCTGCCGCGTGAAATCAGGCCAGCCCGCTAA
- a CDS encoding lipid droplet-associated protein, with product MATAPYGVRLLVGAATLAVEETIRLPKTILMYPMTLASTAAHVVMRFQQNVAELVIKGDATLEHIFPPKDEQPEWATFDEDLPGDDDEPADTASRGEGRFALYSSPGSDAAEDWARTAAKPTKQSVSAPDVVDELDYEQLTLAQLRARLQSLDVSELEALLAYEEATKGRAPFQTLLANRITRATAK from the coding sequence ATGGCTACTGCACCGTATGGGGTTCGGCTGCTGGTCGGCGCCGCGACGCTGGCCGTCGAGGAGACGATCCGGCTGCCGAAAACCATCCTGATGTATCCGATGACGCTGGCCAGCACGGCCGCGCATGTCGTGATGCGGTTCCAGCAGAACGTCGCCGAGCTGGTCATCAAAGGCGATGCCACCTTGGAGCACATCTTCCCGCCGAAGGACGAGCAGCCGGAGTGGGCCACGTTCGACGAGGATCTGCCCGGCGATGACGACGAGCCGGCCGACACCGCGAGCCGCGGCGAAGGTCGCTTCGCGCTGTACTCCTCCCCCGGTTCCGACGCGGCCGAAGACTGGGCCCGCACGGCCGCCAAGCCGACCAAGCAGTCCGTTTCAGCACCTGACGTCGTCGACGAGCTGGACTACGAGCAGTTGACCTTGGCTCAGCTGCGGGCCCGCCTGCAGTCCCTCGACGTCAGCGAACTCGAGGCCCTACTCGCTTACGAAGAGGCCACCAAAGGACGCGCCCCGTTCCAGACGCTGCTCGCCAACAGGATCACGCGCGCGACGGCGAAGTGA
- the xseA gene encoding exodeoxyribonuclease VII large subunit — translation MTDNSADNPFPVRAVATRIAAWIDKLGVVWVEGQLTQINIRPGARTVFMVLRDPAADMSLSVTAPRMLVDNAPVKLVEGVQVVVCGKANFFTGRGTLTLRLSEIRAVGVGELLARIERLRQLLAAEGLFDPRLKRPIPFLPNMIGLVTGRASAAEHDVTTVAATRWPAVRFAVRNTAVQGPTAVAQIVKALRELDSDPDVDVIVLARGGGSVEDLLPFSDETLCRAIAACRTAVVSAVGHEPDNPLCDLVADLRAATPTDAAKKIVPDTTAEQRLLDDLRRRSAQALRNWVGREERALAQLRSRPVLAEPLAALAARADEVHRARSAVRRDIARLIDVQAERVGHLSARLATLGPAATLARGYAVVQTVGSSGPAVLRSTDDAPSGTRLRIRVGDGAIAATSEGPADGG, via the coding sequence GTGACCGACAACTCGGCCGACAACCCATTCCCGGTTCGCGCGGTCGCGACGCGGATTGCCGCCTGGATCGACAAACTCGGTGTGGTCTGGGTCGAAGGACAGCTGACGCAGATCAACATCAGACCGGGTGCTCGGACCGTGTTCATGGTGTTGCGTGACCCGGCCGCCGACATGTCACTGAGCGTGACCGCGCCGCGGATGCTGGTGGACAACGCGCCGGTCAAGCTGGTCGAGGGCGTGCAGGTGGTGGTCTGCGGCAAGGCGAACTTCTTCACCGGCCGCGGGACTCTGACGTTGCGGCTCAGCGAGATTCGTGCCGTGGGCGTCGGCGAGTTGCTGGCCCGCATCGAACGGCTGCGGCAGCTGCTGGCCGCCGAGGGCCTGTTTGACCCGCGCCTCAAGCGACCAATCCCGTTCCTGCCCAACATGATCGGGCTGGTCACCGGACGCGCCAGCGCGGCCGAGCATGACGTGACAACGGTCGCCGCGACGCGGTGGCCGGCCGTGCGATTCGCCGTCCGCAACACCGCGGTCCAGGGTCCGACCGCCGTCGCCCAGATAGTCAAGGCATTGCGGGAGTTGGACTCCGACCCGGATGTCGACGTGATCGTGCTGGCCCGCGGCGGCGGCAGCGTCGAGGACCTGTTGCCGTTTTCCGACGAAACGCTGTGCCGCGCGATCGCGGCGTGCCGCACGGCGGTGGTCAGCGCGGTCGGCCACGAACCCGACAACCCGCTGTGCGATTTGGTTGCCGACTTGCGGGCCGCCACTCCCACCGACGCCGCCAAAAAGATCGTGCCCGACACCACCGCAGAGCAGCGTTTGCTCGACGACCTGCGGCGGCGTAGCGCGCAGGCTTTGCGCAACTGGGTGGGCCGGGAAGAGCGGGCGCTGGCCCAGCTGCGCAGCCGCCCGGTGCTTGCCGAGCCGTTGGCGGCGCTGGCGGCGCGCGCCGACGAGGTGCATCGGGCCAGGTCGGCGGTGCGTCGCGACATCGCCCGGTTGATCGACGTGCAGGCCGAACGCGTCGGACACTTGTCGGCGCGGTTAGCGACACTGGGTCCCGCGGCAACCCTGGCGCGGGGCTACGCCGTGGTGCAGACGGTCGGCAGTTCCGGCCCGGCGGTCTTGCGATCGACCGACGATGCTCCATCCGGGACGAGGTTGCGGATACGGGTCGGCGATGGCGCGATCGCAGCGACAAGCGAAGGGCCAGCCGATGGCGGATGA
- a CDS encoding exodeoxyribonuclease VII small subunit, protein MADEGVTPISHLGYEKCRDELIEVVRLLEQGGLDLDASLKLWERGEQLAKRCEEHLAGARKRVADALAAGDPDDT, encoded by the coding sequence ATGGCGGATGAAGGAGTTACACCCATTAGTCATCTTGGGTACGAAAAATGCCGCGACGAACTGATCGAGGTCGTGCGCCTGCTGGAACAGGGCGGACTGGATCTCGATGCATCGCTCAAGCTCTGGGAAAGGGGTGAACAGCTGGCTAAACGCTGCGAGGAGCACTTAGCTGGCGCCCGCAAGCGGGTCGCCGATGCGCTGGCCGCCGGCGACCCTGACGATACTTGA
- a CDS encoding 3-beta-hydroxysteroid dehydrogenase, with translation MADTSGPLPTAELGRVLVTGGSGFVGANLVTTLLDRGYQVRSFDRAPSPLPRQPGLEVVQGDICDRDVVAEAVAGIDTIFHTAALIELMGGASVTDEYRQRSFAVNVEGTRNLVHAAQAAGVKRFVYTSSNSVVMGGKPIAGGDETMPYTNRFADLYTETKVVAERFVLSQNGVDGLLTCAIRPSGIWGRGDQTMFRKVFESVLAGHVKVLVGRRSARLDNSYVHNLIHGFILAAQHLVPGGTAPGQAYFINDAEPINMFEFARPVVAACGQRLPRLRVSGAAVRAAMLGWQRLHFRFGIRAPMLEPLAVERLYLDNYFSVAKATRDLGYRPLFTTEQAMAECLPYYTELFERMKADDLNSRESATVGAFLK, from the coding sequence ATGGCTGACACGTCTGGACCTTTGCCGACCGCAGAGCTGGGGCGGGTGCTCGTCACCGGCGGATCGGGATTCGTCGGCGCCAACCTGGTGACGACGCTGCTCGACCGCGGCTATCAGGTGCGATCCTTCGATCGCGCGCCGTCGCCGCTTCCCCGGCAGCCCGGCCTCGAGGTGGTTCAGGGCGACATCTGCGACCGCGACGTGGTTGCGGAAGCGGTTGCCGGCATCGACACCATCTTTCACACCGCCGCGCTGATCGAGCTGATGGGCGGCGCTTCGGTCACCGACGAGTACCGGCAGCGCAGCTTCGCCGTCAATGTCGAGGGAACCAGGAACCTCGTGCACGCCGCCCAGGCCGCAGGCGTCAAGCGGTTCGTCTACACGTCGTCGAACAGCGTGGTGATGGGCGGCAAACCGATTGCCGGCGGCGACGAGACGATGCCCTACACGAACCGGTTCGCCGACCTCTACACCGAGACCAAAGTTGTCGCCGAGCGATTCGTGTTGTCACAGAACGGCGTTGACGGCCTACTGACCTGCGCGATCCGGCCGAGCGGTATCTGGGGACGCGGCGACCAGACGATGTTCCGCAAAGTCTTCGAGTCCGTGCTGGCGGGTCACGTCAAGGTGCTGGTCGGTCGCAGGTCGGCTCGTTTGGATAACTCCTACGTACACAACCTGATTCACGGGTTCATCCTGGCCGCCCAGCACCTGGTGCCTGGCGGGACCGCCCCCGGCCAGGCGTACTTCATCAACGACGCCGAGCCGATCAACATGTTCGAGTTCGCCCGTCCGGTGGTGGCCGCATGTGGGCAGCGCCTGCCCCGACTGCGGGTCTCCGGGGCGGCGGTACGCGCCGCCATGCTGGGCTGGCAGCGGCTGCACTTCCGGTTCGGCATCCGTGCGCCGATGCTCGAGCCGCTGGCCGTCGAGCGACTGTATCTCGACAACTACTTTTCGGTCGCCAAGGCCACTCGCGATCTCGGCTACCGGCCGCTGTTCACCACCGAACAGGCGATGGCCGAATGCCTGCCCTACTACACCGAACTGTTCGAGCGGATGAAAGCCGACGACCTAAATTCCCGCGAAAGTGCAACTGTCGGGGCATTTCTCAAGTAG
- a CDS encoding NAD-dependent epimerase/dehydratase family protein, producing MAETVLVTGAFGLVGSETVRQLAVEGPRVVATDVGAPANRRAAENMPSTEIRWADLTKPEAVAALVRAVQPTAIIHLAAIIPPICYAQPKLADRVNVGATKLLLEAAAALPHPPRFVQASSVAVYGARNPHRVDGVLTADTPLRPSDIYGAHKVEAEKLVRASGLDWVILRLGGVLTAEPRFDLDMDTLYFEASLPIDGRIQTVDVRDVARAFVAATTAPVVGETLLIGGDESHRLVQGDLAPSITAAMGLVGGVPTGRKGNPDSDTDWFGTDWMDTTRSAETLDFQRVTWPQLLAETAARMGWRRHPARLIAPLARAFFTRRSPYRHYPGHYADPWGVIDAKWGSHR from the coding sequence ATGGCTGAGACCGTACTTGTCACCGGAGCTTTCGGACTAGTCGGCTCGGAGACCGTGCGACAGCTCGCGGTCGAGGGACCACGCGTGGTCGCCACCGACGTTGGCGCGCCGGCCAATCGCAGGGCGGCGGAGAACATGCCGTCGACCGAGATCCGCTGGGCCGACCTCACGAAACCCGAAGCGGTCGCCGCTCTGGTACGGGCCGTCCAACCGACGGCGATCATCCACCTCGCCGCGATCATCCCGCCGATCTGCTACGCCCAGCCCAAGCTGGCCGACCGGGTCAACGTCGGCGCCACCAAATTGCTGCTCGAGGCCGCCGCCGCGCTGCCTCACCCGCCACGCTTTGTGCAGGCCTCCAGCGTCGCGGTCTATGGTGCCCGCAACCCGCACCGCGTGGACGGCGTGCTCACCGCCGATACCCCGTTGCGGCCGTCGGACATTTACGGCGCGCACAAAGTGGAAGCCGAAAAGCTGGTGCGCGCATCGGGTTTGGACTGGGTAATCCTGCGGCTCGGCGGCGTGCTCACCGCCGAGCCGCGCTTCGACCTGGACATGGACACCCTGTACTTCGAGGCGTCGCTGCCGATCGACGGCCGCATCCAGACCGTCGACGTGCGCGACGTCGCCCGCGCGTTCGTCGCTGCGACCACCGCGCCGGTGGTCGGCGAGACGCTGCTGATCGGCGGCGACGAGTCACACCGGTTGGTGCAGGGCGACCTCGCACCGTCGATAACCGCCGCGATGGGCTTGGTCGGCGGCGTCCCGACCGGGCGAAAAGGCAACCCGGACAGCGACACCGACTGGTTCGGCACCGACTGGATGGACACCACGCGGTCGGCGGAAACCCTCGACTTCCAGCGGGTTACGTGGCCACAACTGCTAGCCGAGACCGCCGCGCGGATGGGATGGCGTCGCCACCCCGCACGCCTGATCGCTCCGCTCGCGCGCGCGTTCTTCACGCGCCGCTCGCCGTACCGCCACTACCCCGGGCACTACGCCGACCCGTGGGGCGTAATCGACGCGAAATGGGGAAGCCACCGATGA
- a CDS encoding SDR family NAD(P)-dependent oxidoreductase translates to MKFTGLQAIVTGAGSGIGAALCRALVDAGADVVCTDIDGAAAARTAESLHGPGIATSATLDVTDPAAVKSAVDAVVARTGRLDLMFNNAGIAWGGDTELLTLDQWNAIIDVNIRGVVHGVTAAYPVMLRQGHGHIVNTASMAGLTAAGQITSYVMTKHAIVGLSLALRSEAIPRGVGVLAVCPGAVETPILDKGAVGGFVGRDYYLRGQGMKNAYSADRLARDTLAAIARNKRLLVKPRQAYASWLFARAAPNLMQRMSIRFIADQRRRQAANASKPVTR, encoded by the coding sequence ATGAAGTTCACCGGCCTACAGGCCATCGTCACCGGCGCGGGATCGGGCATCGGTGCGGCGCTGTGCCGCGCGCTGGTCGACGCGGGCGCCGACGTCGTGTGCACCGACATCGACGGGGCCGCCGCCGCCCGAACCGCCGAAAGTCTGCACGGCCCCGGCATTGCGACGTCGGCCACCCTCGACGTGACCGACCCAGCGGCGGTCAAGTCCGCGGTCGACGCGGTCGTCGCCCGTACTGGGCGACTGGACCTGATGTTCAACAACGCCGGGATCGCTTGGGGCGGCGACACCGAACTGCTGACGCTGGATCAGTGGAACGCGATCATCGACGTCAACATTCGCGGCGTGGTGCACGGCGTGACCGCCGCCTACCCGGTGATGTTGCGCCAGGGCCACGGCCACATCGTCAACACCGCGTCGATGGCGGGGCTGACCGCGGCAGGCCAGATCACCAGCTACGTGATGACCAAGCACGCGATCGTCGGGCTGTCGCTGGCGTTGCGTTCGGAAGCGATTCCGCGTGGCGTCGGTGTGCTGGCGGTGTGCCCGGGCGCCGTCGAGACGCCGATCCTGGACAAGGGCGCGGTCGGCGGCTTCGTCGGTCGCGACTACTACCTGCGCGGGCAGGGTATGAAAAACGCCTACAGCGCCGATCGGTTGGCCCGCGACACGTTGGCGGCGATCGCCCGGAACAAGAGGTTATTGGTCAAGCCGAGGCAGGCCTATGCCTCCTGGCTGTTCGCCCGAGCGGCGCCGAACCTGATGCAGCGCATGTCGATTCGATTCATCGCCGACCAGCGGAGGCGGCAGGCTGCTAACGCATCCAAACCTGTCACACGGTAG
- a CDS encoding helix-turn-helix transcriptional regulator, which yields MAERVFGRKADEDALVDFLDTSRRDPRGLLIEGDPGMGKTTLFLDAVARAAERGFCMLATRAAAAESVLAYTALADLLHDVDDSLWADLPVPQRQGLDAALLRQRNDAQDADPRAVAAAFAAVITRLAEQAPVLIAIDDLQWLDISSANVVSYAARRLPDGVALMCTTRSEDAAIRIQLPNPDAIHRIRLQPLTVGELHKVFTLRLGHSFARPMLLRIHEIAGGNPFFALELARGIDTTRANALSLPSSLSDLVHSRINQAGAGAQDALLAMACLPDPTVQVVAQATDATPAEAIESLVRAEMQAVVVIDGNQLRFTHPILAHGVYATASPRRRRDMHRRLAELVTEPELRARHLALSDATGEPQTFESLDNAAEIACARGAPAAAAELLELAIALGGDSPQRRILVATHHFNAGEARRARTLLERAVESPMPADLRASALRLLGLWNLLDGSSREAADVLDRALSEVGDNPELRALILVPLSFALMNVGERDRAADNVDDAVTAAEAYNQSHLLSEALSMRAIVRFLLGRGVDEADMQRALGLEDSRTPVSAILRPRMQSAILLAGTGRLEQADLEMQAIRRGYVERGAESELTMLAFHRGLTVIWRGDFTEAELIADDAVERALQMGRDLPLSVALMLRALSAAYTGREHEARRDATQALEVGKRCDSPGLVTVWPITALGFLDVSLGNYDAALRTLEPLLRSFGEASEATEIFVAPFLPDAVEAMIGLGRFDDAEPLVDALEGNGRRLDRPWMLSTGARCRAMLQAGQGDRDAATATVERAMTQHARLPMPFERARTQLLLGQLQRRQRQWDVAAATLREAQQTFEQLGTRLWVERVAAELTRGGSGKRRTDGLTPAEQRIAKLAVTGMTNREIAAALFISPKTVEATLGRIYGKLNVRSRVDLHRVLGSENLG from the coding sequence GTGGCGGAGCGAGTCTTCGGCCGAAAGGCGGACGAGGACGCGCTTGTCGACTTCCTCGACACATCCCGCCGCGACCCGCGCGGCCTCCTTATCGAGGGCGACCCGGGCATGGGCAAAACCACCCTTTTCCTCGACGCGGTGGCACGAGCCGCGGAGCGCGGTTTCTGCATGCTCGCCACCCGCGCCGCCGCCGCCGAATCGGTGTTGGCCTACACCGCCCTTGCTGATCTATTGCATGATGTCGACGATTCCCTCTGGGCCGACCTGCCGGTGCCACAGCGGCAGGGCCTGGATGCCGCGCTGCTCCGACAGCGCAACGACGCACAGGACGCCGATCCTCGGGCGGTAGCCGCGGCGTTCGCCGCTGTCATCACGCGTCTTGCCGAGCAGGCTCCCGTGCTCATCGCAATCGACGATCTGCAATGGCTGGACATCTCGAGCGCCAACGTCGTGTCCTACGCTGCGCGAAGGCTTCCCGATGGCGTGGCCCTGATGTGCACGACCCGCAGCGAGGATGCCGCGATACGGATACAGCTACCCAACCCGGATGCGATACACCGAATCCGATTGCAGCCGTTGACCGTCGGGGAACTGCACAAGGTTTTCACGCTTCGGCTCGGACATTCCTTCGCCCGTCCGATGTTGCTACGGATTCACGAGATCGCCGGCGGTAATCCATTTTTCGCTCTGGAGTTGGCTCGGGGCATCGACACCACACGCGCCAACGCATTGAGCTTGCCCAGTTCTCTCAGCGACCTGGTGCACTCCAGAATCAACCAAGCCGGGGCGGGTGCCCAAGATGCGCTGTTGGCGATGGCCTGCCTTCCCGATCCGACGGTGCAGGTCGTGGCACAGGCCACGGACGCGACGCCAGCTGAGGCGATAGAGTCGCTCGTGCGGGCCGAAATGCAAGCTGTCGTGGTCATCGACGGAAACCAGCTCCGGTTCACCCATCCGATCCTGGCGCACGGTGTGTACGCGACCGCATCGCCGCGCCGCCGACGCGACATGCATCGCCGTCTCGCCGAACTCGTCACGGAGCCGGAGCTGCGCGCCCGTCATCTCGCCCTGTCCGACGCGACCGGTGAACCGCAGACATTTGAGAGCCTCGACAACGCAGCTGAAATCGCTTGTGCCAGAGGGGCGCCCGCCGCTGCCGCCGAGTTGCTCGAGCTGGCGATCGCCCTCGGCGGTGATTCCCCGCAGCGCCGAATCCTGGTGGCCACGCACCATTTCAACGCCGGGGAGGCCCGTCGCGCCCGTACGCTGCTGGAGCGAGCCGTCGAATCACCAATGCCGGCGGACCTGCGCGCATCGGCGTTGCGTCTGCTCGGCCTATGGAACTTGCTCGACGGCAGTTCGCGCGAGGCTGCAGATGTGCTGGACCGCGCACTCAGCGAGGTCGGGGACAACCCCGAGTTGCGTGCGCTGATCCTGGTACCGCTGTCGTTCGCGCTGATGAATGTCGGCGAACGCGATCGCGCCGCAGACAACGTCGACGACGCCGTCACCGCCGCCGAGGCGTACAACCAATCCCACCTTCTCAGTGAAGCTTTGAGCATGCGCGCGATCGTGCGTTTTTTGCTAGGACGTGGTGTCGACGAAGCCGACATGCAACGCGCGCTCGGGCTGGAGGACTCCCGAACCCCGGTCTCCGCGATTCTGCGCCCACGGATGCAGAGCGCGATACTGCTGGCCGGGACGGGCCGTCTGGAACAAGCTGACCTTGAAATGCAGGCCATCAGGCGCGGCTATGTCGAGCGCGGCGCGGAAAGCGAACTGACGATGCTTGCCTTCCACCGCGGTCTGACCGTGATCTGGCGGGGTGATTTCACTGAGGCGGAATTGATCGCGGACGACGCCGTAGAGCGGGCGCTGCAGATGGGACGCGACCTACCGCTATCGGTGGCGTTGATGCTGCGCGCTCTCAGCGCCGCATATACCGGTCGAGAGCACGAGGCTCGGCGTGATGCGACGCAGGCTCTCGAGGTGGGCAAGCGGTGTGACTCCCCGGGTCTAGTGACCGTGTGGCCGATCACCGCCCTTGGCTTCCTCGACGTCTCCCTCGGGAACTACGACGCCGCGCTGAGGACACTCGAGCCGCTGTTGCGTAGCTTCGGTGAAGCGTCGGAGGCCACCGAGATCTTCGTCGCTCCATTTCTTCCCGATGCGGTCGAGGCGATGATAGGGCTCGGTCGCTTCGACGATGCGGAGCCGCTGGTCGATGCGCTCGAGGGTAACGGCCGTCGACTGGATCGCCCGTGGATGTTGTCCACCGGTGCCCGCTGCCGCGCAATGCTGCAGGCCGGCCAGGGTGACCGCGACGCAGCCACTGCGACCGTCGAGCGCGCGATGACCCAACATGCCCGTCTCCCAATGCCGTTCGAGCGCGCCCGCACGCAGCTGTTGCTCGGTCAGCTCCAACGCCGGCAACGCCAGTGGGATGTCGCCGCAGCGACCCTGCGGGAAGCGCAGCAGACATTTGAGCAGCTAGGCACGCGGCTGTGGGTCGAGCGTGTCGCCGCCGAGTTGACGCGGGGCGGGTCGGGCAAACGCCGCACTGACGGACTCACGCCAGCTGAACAACGCATCGCTAAGCTGGCCGTCACCGGTATGACGAACCGCGAAATCGCGGCCGCGCTGTTCATCAGTCCCAAGACCGTCGAGGCCACACTCGGCCGCATCTACGGCAAGCTGAATGTCCGCTCGCGCGTCGACCTTCACCGCGTACTCGGCTCCGAAAACCTCGGGTAG
- a CDS encoding dienelactone hydrolase family protein, whose product MSAPVADLTGWTAAPFTGGGYTHDVYRRGDGPGVVLIPEMPGIHPGVLGLGNHLVDNGFTVAIPSLFGEPGRGKDPGYVVATIARHCVTREFAALATNKQRPVAVFLRALARELNKETPGKGVGVIGHCFTGGFALAAAVDDSVLAPVLSQPSVPFPLTKRHKSDPGVSDLELNAFKDRATNEGLCAIGLRFSDDKMSPGERFVTLKDRLGDAFEVIEIDSGRGNQHGFSRMAHSVLTDEVREVDGHPAYEARKRVVAFLNERLR is encoded by the coding sequence ATGAGCGCACCGGTAGCCGACCTCACCGGCTGGACAGCGGCGCCGTTCACCGGCGGCGGATACACCCACGACGTCTACCGGCGCGGCGACGGGCCGGGTGTGGTGCTGATCCCCGAGATGCCGGGCATCCACCCGGGTGTGCTCGGGCTGGGAAACCACCTGGTGGACAACGGTTTCACCGTGGCAATCCCGTCGCTGTTCGGTGAGCCCGGTCGCGGCAAGGACCCCGGCTATGTGGTCGCGACAATCGCTAGGCATTGCGTAACAAGGGAATTCGCCGCGCTAGCGACCAACAAGCAACGACCGGTCGCGGTATTTCTGCGGGCGCTGGCCCGCGAGTTGAACAAGGAGACACCTGGTAAAGGCGTCGGCGTTATCGGGCATTGCTTCACCGGCGGCTTCGCGCTGGCCGCCGCGGTCGACGACAGCGTGCTCGCGCCGGTGCTCAGCCAGCCGTCGGTGCCGTTCCCGTTGACCAAGCGGCACAAAAGCGATCCGGGCGTCAGCGACCTGGAACTGAACGCGTTCAAGGATCGCGCGACCAACGAGGGCCTGTGCGCGATCGGCCTGCGTTTCAGCGATGACAAGATGTCGCCCGGCGAGCGATTCGTGACGCTGAAAGACCGCCTCGGTGACGCGTTCGAGGTCATCGAGATCGACTCCGGCCGCGGCAACCAGCACGGCTTCTCGCGGATGGCGCACTCCGTCCTGACTGACGAGGTGCGTGAGGTCGACGGCCATCCGGCCTACGAGGCGCGAAAGCGGGTCGTCGCGTTCCTCAACGAGCGGCTGCGTTAG